One window of Dendropsophus ebraccatus isolate aDenEbr1 chromosome 13, aDenEbr1.pat, whole genome shotgun sequence genomic DNA carries:
- the COA8 gene encoding cytochrome c oxidase assembly factor 8 isoform X1 produces MAASCVRVTLLRPHPAQLLFCRTQHSADSDTRAGTAKAISFCPPVDSKNDWVGPPDRYSNLRPIRFFVPADESPLERRLRQLRQETQDWNQKFWANQNVTFIKEKEEFIISRLCALGLGQRDEEGRKRTLDAEVMADFYKDFLSKNFAKHAQYNREWYKRNFIITFLMGQVTLQRAMKKIGWK; encoded by the exons ATGGCGGCGTCCTGTGTTCGGGTGACCCTTCTCCGCCCTCACCCTGCACAGCTGCTCTTCTGCCGCACTCAGCACTCCGCCGACTCTGACACAAGAGCGGGCACCGCCAAG gctatcaGCTTCTGCCCACCTGTAGACTCCAAAAATGACTGGGTTGGGCCTCCTGATAGATATTCCAATCTTCGACCAATAAGATTCTTTGTTCCAGCAGACGAGTCTCCTTTGGAAAGAAGACTTAGACAATTGCGTCAGGAAACACAAGATTGGAATCAAAAGTTCTGGGCAAATCAAAATGTGACTTTCATTAAG GAGAAAGAAGAATTTATAATTTCAAGACTTTGTGCCTTAGGTTTGGGGCAAAGAGATGAAGAAG GACGTAAAAGGACATTGGATGCAGAAGTGATGGCGGATTTTTATAAGGATTTCCTAAGCAAGAACTTTGCAAAACATGCACAATATAACAG AGAATGGTACAAGAGGAATTTTATAATCACATTTCTAATGGGACAAGTCACGTTACAGAGAGCAATGAAAAAAATTGGATGGAAATAG
- the BAG5 gene encoding BAG family molecular chaperone regulator 5 produces MDMGNQHASITALQEIQRKVKELEQNVTSFSGLQSDPEYKKLEKALTKQLFEIESIDTEGKGNIQQARRRATEEVERLLAELDKTANHPCRLEIEKIFKEVQNLVAQQIGPLYGGGGCITEEFEEGIQNILMRLTQVKTEGKASLRKARYRTLTKVLAIQEILENCLKQQVLALPLSTEAHPSISKINGIMCEVNKARASLIALLAGVNECETYRHLSCVLSGFIAELDALDVSGHVEVRTYRKEVVEEINSLFKYLDIEEEAHFTSAYDLAKNQSIVQIEIIRRRLAEIKARLLEKQHNVSEIHLGTKSELQSLIAQLDEVSVGKNPCIREARRRAVVEVQTVIAYIDLKEALERRHNIGDSVTPEHPSHISVWKVLGSLSELQREVLSFDGSRADKNYMLLEELLTKQLLALDAIDPHGDERSKTARKQAVKFANNILSYLDMKTDEWEY; encoded by the coding sequence ATGGATATGGGTAACCAACATGCATCGATCACAGCTCTTCAGGAGATCCAGCGGAAAGTCAAAGAACTTGAGCAGAACGTAACCAGCTTCAGTGGCTTACAGAGTGACCCTGAGTATAAGAAGTTAGAGAAAGCTCTGACCAAACAGTTGTTTGAAATTGAATCTATAGACACAGAAGGAAAGGGGAACATTCAGCAGGCCAGGAGGAGAGCAACCGAGGAGGTGGAACGGCTTCTAGCAGAATTGGACAAGACGGCAAACCATCCTTGTCGTTTGGAGATTGAGAAGATCTTCAAGGAGGTGCAAAATCTTGTAGCTCAACAAATTGGTCCtttgtatggagggggaggatgTATCACAGAGGAGTTTGAAGAAGGAATTCAAAATATTCTTATGAGGCTTACACAAGTCAAGACGGAGGGAAAAGCATCTTTAAGAAAAGCCAGATATCGTACTTTAACTAAAGTACTCGCTATTCAAGAAATTCTAGAAAATTGTTTGAAGCAGCAAGTGCTGGCGCTTCCCCTCTCGACTGAAGCTCATCCGTCTATATCTAAGATTAATGGCATCATGTGTGAAGTCAACAAGGCCCGTGCCAGTCTGATCGCTCTTCTTGCTGGTGTAAATGAATGTGAAACTTACAGACACTTGTCTTGTGTACTTTCTGGATTCATAGCAGAACTGGATGCTTTAGATGTTTCTGGCCACGTTGAAGTGAGGACATACAGAAAGGAGGTAGTTGAAGAAATAAACAGCTTATTTAAGTATCTGGATATTGAAGAGGAAGCCCACTTCACCAGTGCTTACGACTTGGCCAAGAATCAGTCCATAGTCCAGATAGAGATAATTCGCAGACGACTGGCCGAAATCAAGGCCAGGCTCTTGGAAAAACAACACAATGTATCCGAAATTCATTTGGGGACCAAATCTGAACTACAGAGTCTTATTGCCCAGTTGGATGAAGTGAGCGTAGGAAAGAATCCTTGCATTCGAGAAGCAAGAAGGAGAGCGGTGGTGGAAGTGCAGACTGTCATCGCGTACATTGATCTAAAGGAGGCTCTTGAAAGGAGGCACAACATTGGCGATTCAGTCACCCCAGAACACCCATCTCACATCTCTGTATGGAAAGTTCTCGGGAGCCTGTCTGAGCTTCAAAGAGAGGTCTTGTCCTTCGATGGCAGCAGAGCAGATAAAAATTACATGCTACTTGAAGAGCTTCTCACCAAACAACTACTCGCTCTAGATGCAATCGATCCACATGGTGACGAACGTTCTAAAACTGCAAGAAAACAAGCAGTCAAGTTCGCCAACAATATCCTCAGCTATCTTGACATGAAAACAGATGAATGGGAATATTAA
- the COA8 gene encoding cytochrome c oxidase assembly factor 8 isoform X2, whose amino-acid sequence MAASCVRVTLLRPHPAQLLFCRTQHSADSDTRAGTAKAISFCPPVDSKNDWVGPPDRYSNLRPIRFFVPADESPLERRLRQLRQETQDWNQKFWANQNVTFIKEKEEFIISRLCALGLGQRDEEGRKRTLDAEVMADFYKDFLSKNFAKHAQYNSELWSFWETRG is encoded by the exons ATGGCGGCGTCCTGTGTTCGGGTGACCCTTCTCCGCCCTCACCCTGCACAGCTGCTCTTCTGCCGCACTCAGCACTCCGCCGACTCTGACACAAGAGCGGGCACCGCCAAG gctatcaGCTTCTGCCCACCTGTAGACTCCAAAAATGACTGGGTTGGGCCTCCTGATAGATATTCCAATCTTCGACCAATAAGATTCTTTGTTCCAGCAGACGAGTCTCCTTTGGAAAGAAGACTTAGACAATTGCGTCAGGAAACACAAGATTGGAATCAAAAGTTCTGGGCAAATCAAAATGTGACTTTCATTAAG GAGAAAGAAGAATTTATAATTTCAAGACTTTGTGCCTTAGGTTTGGGGCAAAGAGATGAAGAAG GACGTAAAAGGACATTGGATGCAGAAGTGATGGCGGATTTTTATAAGGATTTCCTAAGCAAGAACTTTGCAAAACATGCACAATATAACAG TGAGTTGTGGAGTTTCTGGGAGACGAGAGGCTAA